In Phragmites australis chromosome 17, lpPhrAust1.1, whole genome shotgun sequence, the following are encoded in one genomic region:
- the LOC133896608 gene encoding uncharacterized protein LOC133896608, which translates to MATAEVQTPTTVVTEEAPAVETAPPAVVAEETPAPAEEAAPAEVEAKEEKPAAAVEAEAPKEPEPETAEPEAKEPEPAVAEAEAAAEPAATEEVKEEAAAAAEPEPADAAPESAAPAAEAPAQEEAPAAAEPAAAEAEKASE; encoded by the exons ATGGCCACTGCCGAG GTCCAGACCCCGACCACTGTGGTGACTGAGGAGGCGCCCGCGGTGGAGACCGCGCCGCCGGCCGTCGTGGCCGAGGAGACTCCCGCACCGGCCGAGGAGGCTGCCCCCGCCGAGGTCGAGGCCAAGGAGGAAAAGCCAGCTGCCGCGGTCGAAGCGGAGGCGCCCAAGGAGCCCGAGCCTGAAACTGCCGAGCCCGAGGCCAAGGAGCCGGAGCCAGCCGTGGCGGAGGCTGAGGCAGCGGCAGAGCCGGCGGCGACTGaggaggtgaaggaggaggcagCCGCTGCTGCCGAGCCGGAGCCAGCAGACGCCGCGCCAGAGTCGGCTGCTCCTGCTGCCGAGGCACCGGCGCAGGAGGAGGCACCCGCCGCGGCCGAGCCAGCTGCAGCGGAGGCCGAGAAGGCCAGCGAGTGA
- the LOC133897792 gene encoding uncharacterized protein LOC133897792: MSVEILDGKTIRSFVEDEGAFNSSVDGRFVALDTNRDGLLSYSEMAKELMSLRVLEKHFGVDEAAMSPDELVELYRGLFAQFDRDGNGTVDVEEFRAEMKEVMLAVANGIGFLPVQMVVEEGSFLKVAVDRELAKAA, from the coding sequence ATGAGTGTAGAAATCCTTGACGGCAAGACCATCCGGAGCTTCGTCGAGGACGAGGGCGCCTTCAACTCCTCCGTGGACGGCCGGTTCGTGGCCCTCGACACCAACCGTGATGGCCTGCTCTCGTACTCGGAGATGGCCAAGGAGCTCATGAGCCTCAGAGTTCTTGAGAAGCACTTCGGCGTCGATGAGGCCGCCATGAGCCCCGACGAGCTTGTGGAGCTGTACCGTGGCCTGTTTGCGCAGTTCGACCGGGACGGCAACGGCACGGTGGACGTGGAGGAGTTCCGGGCCGAGATGAAGGAGGTGATGctcgccgtcgccaacggcatCGGGTTCCTGCCGGTGCAGATGGTGGTCGAGGAAGGCAGCTTCCTGAAGGTGGCTGTGGACAGGGAGCTGGCCAAAGCAGCTTGA
- the LOC133896607 gene encoding E3 ubiquitin-protein ligase UPL5-like, with protein MSAAFACLRRPSKRRRDAPDHALPSSKQPLMAHSDDSAAESSSSASASALGGDGTAAAASSSSSSPASPRTVHFFVRATDSRTISMHAGWDDTVGAVLDHLAACGYGRDMRLLYAGRQLLSETTLAALRLPPDSTLHLAARLRSTQHPRAWQLASHIAATAAAAYSEAATTVSATCSLDEFVKEFILCAHGANLGFSCHDRGAVGDARATGDHAAEYLDIFLQAGAALALVRLYLSKSFFFRSYAERAIKRFLATDPSSLPTDVLLVSAPVLLEFCRLLSLAAGKKNLLYKACRRALASVLCSCTWLPPSMNSPTRLIDHVLPFARETVEVVLDGLASVSMMVSPSDLEEFSNFFKVLCSQARLGIANEGPMPKNLYNREFEHGDTWIWRLHNMLMNMLKRVDECLKRLEMDLSLSSESIGVMESQTLWADRSHILSVLRELDFISAIYEDVANNLQLVLLAHKAPLNALVCCSKRNLHLHWLVKHKNLLCFEARRNLVLMMLPEWKDDFGGLHEMLIDRSHLLDESFEYITQAKCSELRSGLFMEFKNEEATGPGVLREWFCLVCQALFSPNQVLFSPCPEDKRRFYLNETSAVDPLHLKYFIFAGRIIGLALMHKVQAGVVLDRTLFLHLAGRSITLEDIAVADPVKYASCKRILEMNAAEIDDLYLTFSRADHQLGSQRIIDLCPGGQDISVNIRNREHYIDLLIKNTFVDSISAQLTHFTEGFSDILVNPERQKDFFEYLDLEDLDQLLGGSNNAINLQDWISHTQYNGYKEKDHQIIWFWKVVEHMPIEQQRQLLFFWTSVKYLPSDGFCGLSSKLYIYKTSDSPDRLPSSQTCFYRLCLPPYASLKVMENQLQKITQEHVSCSFGTW; from the exons ATGTCCGCCGCGTTCGCCTGCCTCCGCCGCCCCTCCAAGCGCCGCCGCGACGCGCCCGATCATGCCCTCCCGTCCTCCAAGCAGCCACTGATGGCGCACTCCGACGACAGCGCCGCCGAGTCGTCCTCATCGGCTTCGGCCTCCGCTTTGGGGGGCGATggtaccgccgccgccgcttcctcctcgtcgtcgtctccCGCGTCGCCGCGGACGGTACACTTCTTCGTGCGCGCCACGGACTCGAGGACCATCTCGATGCACGCGGGGTGGGACGACACGGTCGGGGCCGTGCTCGACCACCTCGCCGCCTGCGGATACGGCCGCGACATGCGGCTCCTCTACGCGGGGCGGCAGCTGCTGTCGGAGACCACCCTCGCGGCGCTTCGCCTCCCGCCGGACTCCACTCTGCACCTCGCGGCCCGCCTCCGCTCCACTCAGCATCCCCGCGCGTGGCAGCTCGCGTCCCACATCGCtgccactgccgccgccgcgtATTCCGAGGCAGCCACGACCGTCTCCGCCACCTGTTCCCTCGACGAGTTTGTCAAGGAGTTCATCCTCTGCGCTCACGGCGCCAACCTGGGGTTTTCTTGCCACGATCGCGGTGCTGTGGGCGACGCCCGGGCCACGGGGGACCACGCGGCGGAGTACCTCGACATCTTCCTCCAAGCGGGCGCCGCCTTAGCGCTGGTTCGCCTCTACCTCTCAAAGTCCTTCTTCTTTCGCTCCTACGCCGAGCGTGCCATCAAACGCTTTCTTGCCACGGACCCTTCGTCCCTACCGACGGACGTGCTGCTCGTGTCGGCGCCAGTACTGCTTGAATTCTGCCGCTTGCTTTCCTTGGCTGCGGGCAAGAAGAATTTACTCTATAAAGCATGCCGTCGTGCACTTGCATCAGTACTCTGCTCTTGCACCTGGCTCCCCCCTTCCATGAACTCGCCGACCAGGTTGATCGATCATGTCCTCCCGTTTGCCCGTGAAACAGTGGAAGTGGTCCTGGACGGACTTGCATCGGTGTCCATGATGGTCTCTCCTAGTGACCTTGAAGAGTTCTCAAACTTCTTCAAAGTGCTGTGTTCGCAGGCACGCCTTGGGATCGCCAATGAGGGACCAATGCCCAAGAATCTGTACAACAGGGAGTTTGAGCATGGTGACACATGGATATGGAGGTTGCACAATATGTTGATGAACATGTTGAAAAGGGTGGATGAGTGCTTGAAGCGGTTGGAGATGGATCTGTCGTTGTCATCGGAGAGTATAGGAGTAATGGAAAGTCAAACCTTGTGGGCCGACCGATCACATATCCTGTCTGTGTTGAGAGAGCTGGATTTCATCTCAGCGATTTATGAGGATGTGGCAAACAACCTACAACTTGTGTTGCTGGCACACAAAGCACCGCTCAATGCCCTCGTCTGCTGCTCCAAGAGAAATTTGCATCTCCACTGGCTCGTGAAGCATAAGAATCTCCTTTGCTTCGAGGCAAGAAGGAATTTAGTCCTCATGATGCTTCCTGAGTGGAAGGATGACTTTGGGGGGCTGCATGAGATGTTGATCGATCGATCGCATTTACTTGATGAGTCCTTTGAGTACATCACACAGGCAAAGTGCAGTGAGCTCCGCAGTGGGCTGTTTATGGAGTTTAAGAATGAGGAAGCTACAGGCCCTGGGGTTCTGAGGGAATGGTTTTGCTTGGTGTGCCAAGCTCTTTTCAGTCCGAATCAAGTTCTCTTCTCACCTTGTCCTGAGGATAAACGAAGGTTCTACTTGAATGAAA CATCTGCCGTGGATCCACTGCATCTGAAATACTTCATTTTTGCGGGACGAATAATTGGATTAGCCTTGATGCATAAAGTGCAAGCCGGAGTCGTGCTCGATCGTACTTTATTCTTGCATCTTGCTGGAAGAAGTATTACATTGGAAGATATTGCTGTTGCAGATCCTGTCAAATATGCAAGCTGTAAAAGGATTCTAGAGATGAATGCTGCTGAAATTGATGATCTATACCTAACATTTTCCCGAGCAGATCACCAATTAGGGTCTCAAAGAATTATTGATCTTTGCCCAGGAGGGCAGGATATCAGTGTGAATATCAGGAACAGAGAGCATTACATTGATCTTCTTATTAAGAATACCTTTGTGGACTCTATTTCAGCACAGCTAACCCATTTCACTGAAGGATTTAGTGACATACTAGTTAATCCAGAACGCCAGAAAGATTTTTTTGAGTATTTGGATCTAGAAGACTTAGACCAACTGCTAGGGGGAAGCAACAACGcaataaatctgcaagattgGATATCACATACTCAATATAATGGCTACAAAGAAAAGGatcaccagattatctggtTCTGGAAG GTTGTCGAGCACATGCCAATTGAGCAACAGAGGCAACTCCTCTTCTTCTGGACTTCAGTGAAGTATTTACCATCAGATGGCTTTTGTGGGCTGAGCTCAAAATTGTACATATACAAGACATCTGATTCACCCGACCGTCTACCATCATCGCAGACCTGCTTCTACCGTCTTTGCCTCCCTCCTTATGCATCCTTAAAAGTGATGGAAAACCAGCTGCAAAAGATCACACAAGAGCATGTGAGCTGCAGCTTCGGTACATGGTAG
- the LOC133896789 gene encoding elongator complex protein 1: MKNLRLVTRSSQQLQLDGETLVTSAIDAERRRAFFASSANFLYTVHLPTSSQGQQPLQWSKFTTLDSDVEEVVLEPGDCIVAMDYLMERESLLLGSSAGCLLLYNVEEKTTQVVGRLEGGVSTIASSPDGVLLSVTSGFGQLLVITLDWEVLFETSLDPQNATAGEIDSSGGHIQSAISWRGDGKYFATLGGSSNPTKLTIWERESGKVHSSSDMKTFMGASLDWMPSGAKVATAHDRRTKGKCPLIVFYEKNGLERSYFPIDEPAEAAIQALKWNCNSELLAALISSCQHDVIKIWSCSNNHWYLKHELQYTKKEGVKFSWDPTKPLHLICWTLGGQVIMHRFAWTTAVSETSVALVIDGSHVRVTPLNLGLMPPPMSLFHLAFPCAVNEVSFISNYSKNHLAAYLSNGRLCVVELPAADTWEEFEGNEISVDPCRSDFTLNNCMHLTWIDTRTLISISCYSEHCCSSLIDKPDSQFFVNEIELVCSEDSLPGSVSSSGWQARVSKKVTLNGSVVGVSLNPAKKGSAFIQLSGGRVVEYCSSLNLLKMCAPAQVSDVGSDYGFPTSCPWMTTVLCHENGMVRPALFGLDDSGKLYKGKRLLSNNCSSFTFYSSTYGATERVMTHLLVTTKQDLLFIVDVNDILLKNTEVAIDSHVSSHPRGNQSKEHITVWEKGAKLVGVLHGDEAAVLMQTVRGNLECTYPRKLVLVSIVQALVQRRFRDAMDMVRRHRIDFNIMADYCGWNVFIKSAADFVKQVNNLSHITEFVCSIKNDNISSKLYTTYISFPDQCATSIADTESSLGFSLGNKVTSILMAIRKALEEQIEESSPRELCILTTLARSEPPLLEEALNRIKSVRELELLGLDDARRKLYPSAEESLKHLLWLTDPEAVFNAALGLYDLNLAAIVALNSQKDPKEFLPFLKSLECLPPAIMRYKIDLRLGRYASALKNIISAGNEYHEDCMKLLNDNPQLFPLGLQLFTDPDKRRQIFEAWGDHLSEEKCFGDAALTYQCCSLYQKALKAYRACGDWRGVFTVVALLKLKEEEIVQLAHELCDEFQELGKPGDAARIALQYCSDVDKSVSCYITAREWEEALRVAYMHSRHDLVETVRDAALECATSLISEYQEGLLKVGKYVARYVAVRQRRLLLAAKLQSEERFMDVEDDSISEVSTSFSEMSAYTTRSTKVSVISSSNASKSRGARRQKKGGKIRAGSPGEEMALVEHLKGMMLTDSAQNELKSLLVVLLQLGKEEIARQVQQAGDSFEVSQMAAVKLAEDTVCDDKIDENAHTLEHYVRMLRAHEPAYSEETASWRIRVLSPP, from the exons ATGAAGAATCTGCGCCTTGTGACGAGGTCCTCGCAGCAGCTCCAGCTCGACGGCGAGACCCTCGTCACCTCCGCCATCGACGCCGAGCGCCGCCGCGCCTTCTTCGCCTCCTCTGCGAACTTCCTCTACACCGTCCACCTCCCCACCTCATCCCAGGGCCAg CAACCACTGCAATGGAGCAAATTTACTACTCTGGACTCCGACGTGGAGGAGGTAGTTCTTGAACCTGGTGATTGCATAGTTGCCATGGATTATCTCATGGAGAGGGAGTCTCTGCTCCTTGGTTCGTCAGCTGGCTGTCTGCTCTTGTATAACGTGGAGGAGAAAACAACCCAAGTTGTAGGAAGACTGGAGGGTGGTGTCAGCACCATTGCCTCTAGCCCCGATGGGGTCCTTCTCTCTGTAACATCCGGATTCGGGCAACTGCTTGTCATTACACTTGATTGGGAAGTGCTATTTGAGACTTCCCTCGACCCTCAG AATGCTACTGCAGGCGAGATAGACAGTTCTGGTGGTCATATCCAAAGTGCTATTTCTTGGCGGGGGGATGGGAAGTATTTTGCTACTCTTGGGGGCTCTTCTAACCCCACAAAGCTTACTATTTGGGAACGGGAATCGGGAAAGGTGCATTCTTCTTCAGATATGAAGACTTTTATGGGAGCATCGCTAGATTGGATGCCGAGTGGAGCCAAGGTGGCCACAGCCCATGACCGGAGGACAAAGGGAAAGTGCCCTCTCATTGTATTCTACGAGAAGAATGGCTTAGAGAGGAGCTATTTTCCTATTGATGAGCCAGCAGAGGCTGCCATTCAAGCTTTAAAATGGAACTGCAATTCTGAGCTCCTAGCTGCTCTAATTTCTTCTTGCCAGCATGATGTTATTAAAATATGGTCCTGCAGCAACAATCACTGGTACTTGAAACATGAACTGCAATACACAAAGAAAGAGGGGGTGAAGTTCTCTTGGGATCCAACAAAACCACTGCATCTGATTTGCTGGACACTGGGTGGCCAAGTTATTATGCACAGGTTTGCATGGACTACCGCTGTCAGTGAGACTTCAGTTGCACTAGTTATCGATGGTTCCCATGTCCGTGTTACTCCTCTTAATTTGGGCCTCATGCCACCTCCCATGTCTCTGTTCCACCTTGCATTTCCTTGTGCAGTCAATGAGGTTTCTTTTATTTCCAATTACTCGAAGAACCATTTGGCTGCTTATCTTTCAAATGGCAGGTTGTGTGTTGTAGAACTTCCAGCAGCAGATACTTGGGAAGAATTTGAAGGCAATGAGATAAGTGTTGACCCCTGCCGTTCTGACTTCACTTTGAATAACTGTATGCACCTCACTTGGATAGATACACGTACCTTGATTAGTATCAGTTGCTATAGCGAACACTGCTGTTCATCACTGATAGACAAGCCTGATTCACAGTTCTTTGTCAATGAGATTGAACTTGTATGTTCTGAGGATTCTTTGCCAGGTTCAGTGAGTTCATCTGGCTGGCAAGCTAGAGTATCAAAGAAAGTGACTTTGAATGGTTCAGTTGTTGGAGTCTCTCTAAACCCAGCAAAAAAAGGTTCAGCCTTCATTCAGTTAAGCGGAGGAAGGGTTGTTGAATACTGCTCAAGTTTAAACTTGTTGAAAATGTGTGCACCAGCACAAGTTAGTGATGTTGGTTCTGACTATGGTTTTCCAACATCATGCCCTTGGATGACTACTGTTCTATGTCATGAAAATGGTATGGTTAGACCCGCCCTTTTTGGACTTGATGACAGTGGCAAGCTTTATAAGGGAAAAAGGTTATTGAGTAACAATTGCAGCAGCTTCACATTCTACTCCAGTACTTATGGAGCTACTGAGCGGGTTATGACCCACTTGCTTGTGACTACTAAGCAAGATCTTCTATTCATTGTGGATGTCAATGATATCTTACTTAAAAACACTGAAGTGGCAATTGACAGCCATGTCAGTAGTCATCCTCGAGGAAACCAAAGCAAGGAGCACATCACTGTGTGGGAAAAGGGTGCAAAGTTGGTTGGTGTTCTCCATGGTGATGAAGCAGCTGTCCTAATGCAAACAGTCCGTGGTAACTTAGAGTGTACCTACCCTAGAAAGCTGGTCCTTGTTTCTATTGTTCAGGCTCTGGTTCAGAGGCGTTTCAGAGATGCAATGGACATGGTAAGGCGACATCGGATAGATTTCAATATTATGGCTGACTATTGTGGCTGGAATGTTTTTATCAAGTCAGCTGCAGACTTTGTTAAACAAGTTAATAACCTTAGCCACATAACTGAATTTGTTTGCTCAATTAAGAATGACAATATCAGCAGCAAATTGTACACAACCTATATATCTTTTCCTGATCAGTGTGCAACCTCAATAGCTGATACAGAAAGCTCACTTGGGTTCTCCTTGGGTAACAAAGTGACTTCTATACTGATGGCAATTCGGAAAGCTCTTGAGGAACAAATAGAAGAAAGCTCGCCAAGAGAACTTTGCATATTGACCACTTTGGCACGTAGCGAACCTCCATTATTGGAGGAAGCACTGAATAGAATAAAGTCCGTTCGAGAACTGGAACTTCTTGGGCTTGATGATGCCAGGCGAAAGCTTTACCCATCTGCAGAAGAGTCTCTGAAGCACTTGCTTTGGTTAACAGACCCTGAAGCTGTTTTCAATGCTGCTTTGGGGTTGTATGATCTGAATCTTGCTGCTATTGTTGCTTTAAACTCCCAAAAAGATCCAAAGGAGTTCCTTCCTTTTCTCAAGAGTCTAGAATGCCTTCCTCCTGCTATTATGAGGTAcaagattgatttgagactTGGAAGATATGCGAGTGCTCTGAAAAACATTATTTCTGCTGGTAATGAGTATCACGAGGATTGCATGAAACTCCTTAATGATAATCCTCAGCTGTTCCCTCTGGGCCTCCAGTTATTTACTGACCCTGATAAAAGGCGTCAAATTTTTGAGGCATGGGGTGACCATCTTTCTGAAGAGAAATGCTTTGGAGATGCCGCATTGACTTACCAGTGTTGTTCATTGTATCAGAAAGCATTGAAAGCTTACCGTGCCTGTGGGGACTGGAGAGGTGTGTTTACTGTTGTGGCTCTTCTGAAGTTAAAGGAGGAAGAAATTGTTCAACTTGCACACGAGTTATGTGATGAGTTCCAAGAGCTTGGAAAGCCTGGAGATGCTGCTAGAATAGCACTGCAGTACTGTTCAGATGTTGATAAAAGTGTTAGTTGTTATATCACAGCAAGGGAGTGGGAAGAGGCTCTTAGAGTTGCTTATATGCACAGCAGGCATGATCTGGTTGAAACTGTTAGAGATGCAGCTTTAGAATGTGCTACATCGCTGATATCTGAGTATCAGGAAGGATTGTTGAAGGTTGGTAAATATGTAGCACGTTATGTGGCTGTGAGGCAGAGGAGATTGTTACTTGCTGCCAAACTCCAGTCAGAAGAACGGTTTATGGATGTTGAAGACGACAGCATTTCAGAAGTGAGCACTAGCTTCAGCGAAATGAGTGCATATACCACGAG GTCAACCAAGGTTTCGGTCATATCCAGCAGCAACGCCAGCAAGTCACGAGGGGCAAGACGGCAAAAGAAAGGTGGCAAGATACGAGCTGGAAG TCCtggggaggagatggcgcttgTGGAGCATCTCAAGGGAATGATGCTGACAGATAGCGCTCAGAATGAGCTGAAGAGCCTGCTTGTAGTTCTGTTACAGTTGGGAAAAGAAGAAATCGCTCGTCAGGTGCAGCAGGCTGGAGACAGTTTTGAGGTGTCTCAAATGGCAGCAGTGAAGTTGGCTGAGGATACAGTATGTGATGACAAGATCGACGAGAATGCGCACACTCTCGAGCATTACGTAAGGATGCTGAGAGCTCATGAGCCTGCTTACAGCGAGGAAACTGCTTCATGGCGAATCAGAGTGTTATCTCCCCCTTGA
- the LOC133896790 gene encoding germin-like protein 9-3, producing MAFNYSIVFLVLALSAPLAVLGGDPDILTDYIIPANANITGNFFTYTGFRAAMNMTMPMPMPNFMVTKATMVEFPALNGQGVSYAMLMFPPDSVNPTHTHPRSAELLLVLDGALSVGFVDTANKLYTQDLAAGDIFVFPKGMVHWQFNRGTEPTTALSAFGSAAAGVVSVPVTVFGTGIDDAVLAKSFKTDVPTIQKLKAGLAPKA from the coding sequence ATGGCATTCAACTACTCCATTGTGTTCCTGGTGCTTGCTCTCTCAGCGCCACTGGCTGTCCTGGGCGGCGACCCAGACATCCTCACCGACTACATCATCCCGGCTAACGCCAACATCACCGGCAACTTCTTCACCTACACCGGCTTCCGCGCCGCCATGAACATGACCATGCCGATGCCGATGCCCAACTTCATGGTGACCAAGGCCACCATGGTGGAGTTCCCGGCGCTCAACGGCCAGGGCGTCTCCTACGCCATGCTCATGTTCCCGCCGGACTCCGTGAACCCCACGCACACCCACCCGCGCTCCGCCGAGCTGCTGCTCGTCCTCGACGGTGCGCTCTCCGTCGGCTTCGTCGACACGGCCAACAAGCTCTACACCCAGGACCTGGCCGCCGGCGACATCTTCGTGTTCCCCAAGGGCATGGTGCACTGGCAGTTCAACCGGGGGACCGAGCCCACCACCGCGCTCTCGGCGTTCGGGAGCGCGGCAGCCGGGGTCGTGTCGGTCCCTGTCACCGTGTTCGGCACCGGCATCGACGACGCCGTCCTCGCCAAGTCGTTCAAGACTGACGTGCCGACGATCCAGAAGCTCAAGGCAGGCCTAGCTCCCAAGGCTTAA
- the LOC133897614 gene encoding pirin-like protein At1g50590, with the protein MEKPRQVARKFLARPQHEGVGAVVRRSIGRFELRYFDPFLVLDEFSVSAPAGFPDHPHRGFETVTYMLEGGVTHEDFEGHRGTIKAGDVQWMTAGRGIVHSEMPAGPGTSKGLQLWVNLSSGNKMVEPGYQEVQSKDIACTTADGVTVRVIAGHSMGIRSPVCTRTPTMYLDFTVRPHAVVRQPVCAAWNAFAYVLEGEGVFGAEKSAPVGPHHLLLLGQGDGVEVWNKSDKPLRFLLIGGEPIGEPVAQLGPFVMNTEEEIDMTVNDFEEYVNGFEKAKHWKSQALVALGVE; encoded by the exons ATGGAGAAGCCCCGGCAGGTGGCGCGCAAGTTCCTGGCCCGGCCGCAGCACGAGGGCGTCGGCGCTGTCGTCCGCCGCAGCATCGGGAG GTTTGAGCTGAGGTACTTCGATCCGTTCCTTGTCCTGGACGAGTTCTCCG TTTCTGCTCCGGCTGGGTTCCCCGACCACCCACACAGGGGCTTCGAGACCGTCACCTACATGCTTGAG GGGGGCGTGACGCACGAGGACTTCGAGGGCCACCGCGGAACGATCAAGGCCGGCGATGTGCAGTGGATGACGGCCGGCCGCGGCATCGTGCACTCGGAGATGCCGGCCGGCCCCGGCACGTCCAAGGGCCTGCAGCTCTGGGTCAACCTCTCCTCCGGCAACAAAAT gGTCGAGCCCGGGTACCAGGAGGTACAGAGCAAGGACATCGCGTGCACGACGGCCGACGGCGTGACCGTGCGCGTGATTGCCGGCCACTCGATGGGCATCCGGTCGCCGGTGTGCACGCGGACGCCGACCATGTACCTGGACTTCACGGTGCGCCCGCACGCCGTGGTGCGGCAGCCGGTGTGCGCGGCGTGGAACGCGTTCGCGTACGTGCTGGAGGGCGAGGGCGTGTTCGGGGCCGAGAAGTCCGCGCCGGTCGGGCCGCACCACCTGCTGCTCCTCGGCCAGGGCGACGGCGTGGAGGTGTGGAACAAGTCGGACAAGCCGCTCCGGTTTCTGCTCATCGGGGGCGAGCCCATCGGCGAGCCGGTGGCGCAGCTGGGCCCGTTCGTCATGAACACCGAGGAGGAGATCGACATGACCGTAAACGACTTCGAGGAATACGTCAATGGCTTCGAGAAGGCCAAGCATTGGAAATCGCAGGCTCTGGTTGCGCTCGGCGTAGAGTAG